In one window of Gossypium hirsutum isolate 1008001.06 chromosome A01, Gossypium_hirsutum_v2.1, whole genome shotgun sequence DNA:
- the LOC107917920 gene encoding polyadenylate-binding protein 2, whose product MAQIQVQHQAPVSGPNGVAPGASGGAQFMLTSLYVGDLDVTVTDEQLYQLFSQVAPVASVRVCRDLASGRSLGYGYVNYNNLRDAARAMDLLNFTPLNNKPIRIMYSQRDPSLRKTGTANIFIKNLDKSIDHKALHDTFSSFGNILSCKISTDSFGQSKGYGFVQFDNEESAQNAIDKLNGMLINDKQVYVGHFLRKQERETALNKAKFNNVYVKNLSKSTTDEDLKTIFGEYGEITSAVVMRDADGKSKCFGFVNFENADDAAKAVGALNGKKFDDKEWYVGKAQKKSEREHELKAQFEQSMKEAADKSQGANLYIKNLDDSIGDETLKELFSEFGNITSCKVMRDPNGISKGSGFVAFSTPEEASRALAEMNGKMVVSKPLYVAVAQRKEERRARLQAQFSQMRPIIPSVAPRMPMFPPGAPGLGQQFLYGQAPPAMLPPQASFGYQQQLLPGMRPGGPPVPNFFVPMVQQGQQGQRPGGRGGAGAVQQTQQPMPMMQQQMMPRGHAYRYPPGRNMPEVPLSNVGGGMLSVPYDMGGMPLRDAGIGQPMPIPALATALANATPEQQRTMLGESLYPLVERLERDAAAKVTGMLLEMDQTEVLHLLESPEALKAKVAEAMEVLRSVAAQQQANNQADQLASLSLNDNLVS is encoded by the exons ATGGCGCAGATTCAGGTTCAGCATCAGGCGCCGGTTTCCGGTCCAAATGGCGTGGCTCCGGGAGCTTCCGGAGGAGCGCAATTCATGCTTACGTCTCTCTATGTCGGGGATCTTGATGTTACCGTTACCGATGAGCAGCTATACCAACTGTTTAGCCAGGTGGCTCCGGTCGCATCAGTTAGGGTTTGCCGGGACTTGGCGAGCGGCCGCTCTCTTGGCTATGGCTATGTCAATTATAACAACCTTCGCGATG CGGCTAGGGCAATGGATCTACTGAATTTCACACCACTGAATAATAAGCCTATCCGAATCATGTATTCTCAGCGTGATCCTAGTCTTCGTAAGACTGGTACCGCAAACATATTTATCAAG AATCTGGACAAGTCTATTGACCACAAAGCATTACATGATACATTTTCTTCATTTGGCAACATTCTTTCTTGCAAGATATCTACTGATAGTTTTGGCCAATCTAAGGGCTATGGTTTTGTACAATTTGACAATGAAGAATCTGCTCAAAATGCAATCGACAAATTAAATGGTATGTTGATTAATGACAAGCAGGTCTATGTAGGACATTTCCTTAGAAAACAGGAAAGAGAGACTGCATTGAATAAGGCCAAATTCAATAATGTTTATGTGAAAAATCTTTCCAAGTCTACAACAGATGAAGACTTAAAAACAATTTTTGGTGAGTATGGCGAAATTACTAGTGCCGTAGTTATGAGGGATGCAGATGGGAAGTCTAAGTGTTTTGGATTTGTCAACTTCGAAAATGCTGATGATGCTGCTAAAGCTGTTGGAGCTCTTAATGGAAAGAAATTTGATGATAAAGAGTGGTATGTTGGAAAAGCCCAGAAAAAATCTGAAAGAGAGCACGAGCTAAAAGCTCAATTTGAGCAAAGTATGAAGGAAGCTGCAGATAAATCTCAGGGTGCAAATTTATACATTAAAAACTTAGATGATAGTATTGGTGATGAAACATTGAAGGAACTTTTTTCAGAGTTTGGTAACATTACATCTTGCAAG GTTATGCGTGACCCTAATGGAATTAGTAAGGGCTCTGGGTTTGTTGCATTTTCAACTCCTGAAGAAGCCTCTCGTGCT CTTGCTGAGATGAATGGTAAAATGGTTGTTAGCAAACCACTTTATGTTGCAGTGGCGCAGaggaaagaagagagaagagcAAGGCTACAG GCTCAGTTTTCTCAAATGAGACCAATTATCCCCTCAGTTGCTCCTCGTATGCCAATGTTTCCTCCTGGTGCTCCAGGTCTTGGCCAGCAATTTTTATATGGGCAAGCACCTCCAGCTATGCTTCCTCCACAA GCTAGTTTTGGTTATCAGCAGCAACTGCTTCCTGGAATGAGGCCTGGTGGCCCCCCTGTACCAAACTTCTTTGTTCCCATGGTCCAGCAGGGTCAGCAGGGCCAGCGTCCAGGGGGACGAGGAGGAGCTGGTGCTGTCCAACAGACTCAGCAACCAATGCCGATGATGCAGCAGCAG ATGATGCCCAGGGGGCATGCCTATCGTTACCCCCCTGGTCGTAACATGCCTGAAGTTCCACTGTCTAATGTTGGTGGAGGCATGCTTTCTGTTCCATACGACATGGGTGGCATGCCCTTGCGAGATGCTGGTATCGGACAGCCTATGCCGATTCCAGCTTTGGCTACAGCTCTTGCAAATGCGACACCTGAACAGCAAAGGACG ATGCTTGGTGAAAGCTTGTACCCCCTTGTGGAACGGCTTGAGCGTGATGCAGCTGCCAAGGTTACAGGCATGCTTCTGGAGATGGACCAAACAGAGGTTTTGCATCTCCTGGAATCACCAGAAGCTTTGAAGGCCAAAGTAGCTGAAGCCATGGAGGTGTTGAGGAGTGTTGCTGCTCAGCAACAGGCCAACAATCAAGCCGACCAATTGGCTTCATTGTCCCTGAATGATAACCTCGTTTCCTGA